AATTGCCTAGGAACCATGCGATGCATAAACAGACAGAAGAATTGGACAAAAATTAAGCAAAAAGAACCTTCGTTCCTCGACCCTACAAAACAATCCTCCCGCACGAAAAGAGGCTCACACGCATCCGCttgaacaaaatttatttcAATCATTATACCTGCGTCTCGATGACCTTGCCGTACTCGCTGAAGGCGCGCTCGAGCGTGCGCTCCGTGGTGTCCCACGACAGCCCGCCCACGAAGATCCTCCCGACCTCCTTCTCCGCCATCTCCACCACGCCCAATCCGAATCAAATCAGACCCAAATCCAACTCCTCCAACCTACACAAAccaccaaaaaaaaaccaaataacCCCTCAGAACCCGAAACGCGCACCAACCAATCAGGGCACCAATTCGCGCCTCCGCGAGCTCCCGGGAGGCGAGACCTACctcgcggcgcggcggcgacctaGGGCTTGCTCGGGTCGGGGAATTAGggttttgagagagagaggaggggatgaAATGGAatgaggcgaggaggaggagaggagaaaaatcTGGGGCTttctatatatagagagagatggTCGTGAGATGGGCTGCACGGGTCGCACATGCGAAATTGGTTCGTGGGCCTTTTTGTTTTGAGCCCCCTTTACGAGACGATTGGATATTTTTGGGCTTTTTTGGGAAGGAGTGTTGGTCCGGCCCACGGGAGTGGTACGTTACCTCTTTCTactttgagtttttcttttcttttctttttttgagaaaccttttttttttttttgctttcgtAGCAAAGGTCTTACACTGTTTACTCTCCTACTTTACATAAACAATGTTCCTGAATTTCTCcaaagaataaaaaaacaatgttCCTGCAGACTCCTGAGACATtcctaagaaaaaaaagttttttttcttttttttgcttcttacatacatatatacaagaaTACTgatattcgttttattttttttagataatgagatATTCGTTTTACGGGTTTCGTAAAGGTAAAATATTCGTTTTATTGGGAAATTGAAGATGTCACTGCTGACTGCTGTGATGCGGGGAACTTTTGTGTTCCAAAGGAGGCCTAACAGTGTGTGCGTTGTCATCCGGGTATCCAAACAAAAGAAATGCAAAGAGCGTTAGTAAACATCAGCCAAACAAAAATGAGGGTACAACTGTGAGTTAATCTGGCTAAGACACCAGAaatgtgatatttttatttctgtAAAAGAATGGAAGGCAATTACAATTAGCTTTGCTCTTTCGATTCTTCAACATTCAAACACTATTTACAACACTGCACAGGTATGTATTATGTACAACAAAAAAACAATGCAGAGGAAAGAAGAATGATGTACAGTTTGGGGGCAACGGTGATCAGATCAGAGTGTCAATCTAGCAATGGTCATTTCGGCAGAAAGGGCAGCCGAGAAAAACTGGAGCCGCCTCCGTTGTCGCTGACGATCAGGTCAGAGCTGCCTTGCTTGGGCATCGATCCTGCACTGCCTTTGCTTGAGCTCTTCTTGGTTATTTTCACCGGAAGAATCTGCAACCTCGAGTTGGAGTCAGTTCCAAAGGTTTCGGCCAGGAGCTGGTAGCTCTCAACAAGCTCCAGTTGCCGGGCAACTATTTCTGAACATCTTGGGAGGAGTTCTACGGGCTCTCCACCTGGGATTACAATGTACTCGATTGCGAGGCGGGCCTCCTGCGAGTGTAGTGAATGAAATGTGGTTGTTAGGAAAATTCCTGTACTACAGAGGCTGCATCTTTCAATAAGTTATAGTACTTCTACATGGCATCAGTTTTTCTTACATGGAACCTGAAAtagttttagttatttttcaagacaatGTATGGCAAAGTAATTACCTCCAGAGCATCAATTTCCTCCAATGATGGCTTCCTCTTTGGAGCATCATCTTCAATCTCTATCTCTCCCACCACAACCTTAGGCTGCTTGCGTGTTGGTGCATTGAGTTTATCCCTCCCAACAATCATTCTAACAGCCTTTACTATCTGAGCCATTGTGTTTGTCTGTTGTGCCAATGTAAAACCGAGTATGTTAAAACGAGCATAACAGAGTTTGACACTTGAAACCACAAAATACAAAGATCAAGCAATGACCTTAACAACAAATATGGGAAGCTTGTGGTATTTGGCGACATTGCGAATCCAGTGATTCTGCTTCATCTCAGAACTCGATGCAAGAATCACATTGGCAGCTCCAATGTCATCCGTCACATCTAATTCATCATCGAATCCCATCACTGTTGCTACTTGCAAGATATCAGCTTCTGAAATCTGAAAGAAGAAAATAGAAATAGATCTTTGTTATCTCTCACTAAATCAGGAACCAGATTATAGTATAACTCAAACATCCGTTATAAGAAAATATAGGAGAACCATATCATTCAACATTAATAGTTGGGGACACCAAAGTActagaaaacaaataaaagatTTTCCTAAGTTATGTTTTTTCTAAGGGGCTAGCATTCAATTGTaaacaagattaaaaaaatgtatactGCGAACTATAGAACCTAAGAAAGAATTTAAACAGTATAGAAGAACATGCAGTTGATGTCTGCCATGGGCATTGCACCAGTCCTAAGCCCACAACAAGGCCGATCTAAGGCAAAGTGGTGAGCTCCCAACCAGGATGTGACTGTTAGTTACTGAGGTCATATAACAATGATGTATTTAATATGTCTTTACATGAATACAATAACCAATAATAAAAAGGTAAAATCCAGAACTTCATGTTCTTTATCTCAAACTTACCTGGTACGTGTACACATGGACTGGAGATTTTCCAGGTACAGATGTTttgccttttgtttttcttgtagAGCCAAAATCATCGTTGAAATTATCATTTGATGGTACACTCTTGCTTTCTGTTCTCCGGGTGCTGAAATCATCATCGAAGTTATCTTCGGATGGCATTGCCTTGGCAAAATGATGTTCCTGGTATGAAGGCAAGGGTTCTGTTTCATATTCTCTTTCAGGTATCACCAACGATCTTCCTGACTCAGTAGCCTTGTAATCCATCTTACGTGCTTCAAATTTAGGAGGCTTCCCTGTAATAGtgtgaaataaaaaatgaattgatGGCCATGAAAAcctgaacatatatataaatgttctACTTCATGTAAGAGGTGTCGATTTAGGAGTGTTATACATCTAAAGAGTAAAGAGTTCGATGATTACCTGCAAGAATAGCATCAACAGTAGCCTCTAACTTGTGGTGTACTCGGCACTCAGTCTTTGAAATCATCTCCACAGCACATGAAAATGTTGGAGGTCCTTTTCTCTCAAGAATTGTTTTCTGAACTTTACGC
The window above is part of the Oryza sativa Japonica Group chromosome 7, ASM3414082v1 genome. Proteins encoded here:
- the LOC4342600 gene encoding protein SEEDLING PLASTID DEVELOPMENT 1, yielding MLRALNTPTPPLRLRPACRVASQCGGRPSTRRRGAGGGPRRAVPQPPVRRPSGDRACTPWRGGVGAAAPAPVTPVAAAGARDELEAFLEVVPARMRRGLARHPEVRELVEVVMDLGRRPLARFPSGDWVISEQAVTADDLHQAVSKVGDFSEDNRSGINHSLHRISAIRNRKAHIIGLTCRVGRAISGSAEMIRDLVVGGGSILVIGPPGVGKTTLIREIARILADEGKKRVIIVDTSNEIGGDGDVPHSGIGRSRRMQVPKVSMQHNVMIEAVENHMPEVIVIDEIGTELEAMAASTIAQRGVQLVGTAHGVTIESIIKNPCLQVLVGGIESVTLGDEEAKKRKVQKTILERKGPPTFSCAVEMISKTECRVHHKLEATVDAILAGKPPKFEARKMDYKATESGRSLVIPEREYETEPLPSYQEHHFAKAMPSEDNFDDDFSTRRTESKSVPSNDNFNDDFGSTRKTKGKTSVPGKSPVHVYTYQISEADILQVATVMGFDDELDVTDDIGAANVILASSSEMKQNHWIRNVAKYHKLPIFVVKTNTMAQIVKAVRMIVGRDKLNAPTRKQPKVVVGEIEIEDDAPKRKPSLEEIDALEEARLAIEYIVIPGGEPVELLPRCSEIVARQLELVESYQLLAETFGTDSNSRLQILPVKITKKSSSKGSAGSMPKQGSSDLIVSDNGGGSSFSRLPFLPK